A window of the Cystobacter fuscus genome harbors these coding sequences:
- the trmFO gene encoding methylenetetrahydrofolate--tRNA-(uracil(54)-C(5))-methyltransferase (FADH(2)-oxidizing) TrmFO — protein sequence MARGGEGGARERGRKRDVKHQRVTVIGGGLAGSECAWQLAKRGVPVTLREMKPQRRSPAHKTDTFAELVCSNSLRSDNPESAIGLLHAELRALSSVILGCADTHRVPAGDALAVDRDAFSAAVTRSVHEAPGVEVVAGEVEQLPEGVVVIATGPLTSDALTKELERYVGEKLYFYDSIAPIVAGDSIDMDIAFRASRYGKGGGDDYINLPLTAEEYARFIAEVKAGQKLQPHSFEEPRYFEGCLPIEVMVERGEQTLAFGPMKPVGLVDPRTGKESHAVVQLRMEDKAGTAWNMVGFQTRLTWGEQKRIFTSCIPGLANAEFLRMGQIHRNTFIDAPRLLARDLSLKAESRLFFAGQITGVEGYVESAACGYLAALAVYARLTGGEFVPPPATTALGALYRHVTGEAHPEDYDYQPSNIIFGLFPPLPGRHKKADKRVKYAERARADLATWLPSVPPAEAPGRTV from the coding sequence ATGGCTCGGGGCGGCGAGGGCGGCGCCCGGGAGAGAGGCAGGAAGCGGGACGTGAAGCATCAGCGGGTGACGGTGATTGGCGGGGGCCTCGCGGGCAGCGAGTGCGCCTGGCAACTGGCGAAGCGCGGGGTACCGGTGACGCTGCGGGAGATGAAGCCGCAGCGGCGCTCGCCCGCGCACAAGACGGACACGTTCGCGGAGCTGGTGTGCTCCAACTCGTTGCGCTCGGACAACCCGGAGAGCGCCATCGGCCTGTTGCACGCGGAGCTGCGCGCGCTGTCCTCGGTGATTCTGGGCTGCGCGGACACGCACCGGGTGCCGGCCGGTGACGCGCTGGCGGTGGATCGGGACGCCTTCTCGGCGGCGGTGACGCGCTCGGTGCACGAGGCGCCCGGCGTGGAGGTGGTGGCCGGCGAGGTGGAGCAGCTGCCCGAGGGCGTGGTGGTGATCGCCACGGGGCCGCTCACCTCGGACGCGCTGACGAAGGAGCTCGAGCGCTACGTGGGGGAGAAGCTCTACTTCTACGACTCCATCGCGCCCATCGTCGCCGGGGACTCCATCGACATGGACATCGCCTTTCGCGCGAGCCGCTACGGCAAGGGCGGAGGGGACGACTACATCAACCTGCCGCTCACGGCCGAGGAGTACGCGCGCTTCATCGCCGAGGTGAAGGCGGGCCAGAAGCTGCAGCCGCACAGCTTCGAGGAACCCCGGTACTTCGAGGGGTGTCTGCCCATCGAGGTGATGGTGGAGCGGGGCGAGCAGACGCTGGCCTTCGGGCCGATGAAGCCGGTGGGGCTGGTGGATCCTCGCACGGGCAAGGAGTCCCACGCGGTGGTGCAGCTGCGCATGGAGGACAAGGCGGGCACGGCGTGGAACATGGTGGGCTTCCAGACGCGGCTCACGTGGGGTGAGCAGAAGCGCATCTTCACCTCCTGCATCCCGGGCCTGGCCAACGCCGAGTTCCTGCGCATGGGGCAGATCCACCGCAACACCTTCATCGACGCGCCGCGGCTGCTGGCGAGGGACTTGTCGCTCAAGGCCGAGTCGCGGCTGTTCTTCGCGGGGCAGATCACGGGGGTGGAGGGGTACGTGGAGTCGGCGGCGTGTGGCTACCTGGCGGCGCTGGCGGTGTACGCGCGGCTCACGGGGGGCGAGTTCGTCCCGCCGCCGGCCACCACGGCGCTGGGCGCGCTCTACCGGCACGTGACGGGCGAGGCGCACCCGGAGGACTACGACTATCAGCCCTCCAACATCATCTTCGGGCTGTTTCCGCCGCTGCCGGGACGGCACAAGAAGGCGGACAAGCGGGTGAAGTACGCGGAGCGGGCGCGGGCGGACCTGGCCACGTGGCTGCCGAGCGTGCCCCCCGCCGAGGCGCCCGGGAGGACGGTATGA
- a CDS encoding TraR/DksA family transcriptional regulator translates to MTRANDLMRIRDLLQRRRRAILNTSEGAQRELSALKDSDRDPEYEEQAQTELADYTLSSLMETQRREVMLIDAALRRMDTGVFGECVDCGADITLERLEAMPFAIRCEEDATSHELETRGGHAQSVPTL, encoded by the coding sequence ATGACGCGAGCCAATGACCTCATGAGAATTCGGGACCTCCTCCAGCGCCGCCGCCGCGCCATCCTGAACACGAGCGAGGGAGCCCAACGCGAGCTGTCCGCCCTCAAGGACTCGGATCGGGATCCCGAGTACGAGGAGCAGGCCCAGACCGAGCTGGCGGACTACACCCTGTCCAGCCTGATGGAGACGCAGCGGCGCGAGGTGATGCTCATCGATGCCGCGCTGCGTCGCATGGACACGGGCGTGTTCGGCGAGTGCGTGGATTGCGGCGCGGACATCACCCTCGAGCGGCTGGAGGCGATGCCCTTCGCCATCCGCTGCGAGGAGGACGCGACGAGCCACGAGCTGGAGACGCGCGGGGGCCACGCCCAGTCGGTGCCCACCCTCTAG
- the topA gene encoding type I DNA topoisomerase, with protein sequence MATRTKKTATAGEQEVEETAAPEKPTKKPAARKKSAAKKKTTAKKASAKKAAAKRGKKGELATVEASAEDADGEAEAPRRGKGPHYLVVVESPAKAKTIKKYLGSGYTVKASVGHILDLPKSKMGVDLEHDFEPQYEVIKGKEKVLSELKKAAQGVDKVFLATDPDREGEAIAWHINQQLGHPDAYRVMFNEITKPAIQEAIANPRQLSQENYDSQQTRRILDRLVGYQISPILWKKVRRGLSAGRVQSVAVRLICERESEIKAFVPQEYWTLDALLQGQSGPPSFKAKLSRVDGKKVDLKDQATTQGLVAEVKDAPFAVSKVDKRERRRNAPAPFITSKLQQEAANRLHFTAKKTMALAQRLYEGVLLGEEGQTALITYMRTDSTRLSEQAVTGVRDFILQTYGPDYLPEEPVVYRTKKGAQDAHEAIRPTSLEYPPSKVKAAFDAMNDDMAADMFRLYELIWNRFVACQTKPAVYDQTSADITSGRATFRASGSTLKFPGYLAVYGAGLTPEEEAAQEKARAAGDESADDATGELPVLNEGDSLVLQKLIDEQHFTQPPPRFSEATLVKELEERGIGRPSTYAAILSTIQDKKYAEKIEGRFRPTDLGLICNDLLVKHFPQELDVTFTANMEEKLDQISEGEANWKAVLKDFYAPFKETLEKAEAEMRDVKREEVKTDVACEKCGNVMVIKWGKMGHFLACSNYPECKNTKDFKRDAEGKIVIVEEETTDEMCENCGKNMVVKRGRFGKFLACSGYPDCKTSKPISIGVTCPDCKQGYLTERRSRFGKIFFGCNRYPDCKFAAWDRPLPEACPQCQSPYLVQKFSKRDGPFVACPNKECDYRRQITEPEAIPPAANGPDASSAA encoded by the coding sequence ATGGCGACGCGCACGAAGAAGACAGCGACCGCGGGCGAGCAGGAGGTCGAGGAGACGGCGGCCCCCGAGAAGCCGACCAAGAAGCCAGCGGCGCGCAAGAAGAGCGCCGCCAAGAAGAAGACCACCGCGAAGAAGGCGTCCGCGAAGAAGGCGGCGGCCAAGCGCGGCAAGAAGGGCGAGCTGGCCACGGTGGAGGCCTCCGCCGAGGACGCCGACGGCGAGGCCGAGGCTCCCCGTCGCGGCAAGGGGCCGCACTACCTCGTGGTCGTCGAGTCGCCCGCCAAGGCGAAGACGATCAAGAAGTACCTGGGCTCGGGCTACACGGTGAAGGCGAGCGTGGGCCACATCCTCGACCTGCCCAAGAGCAAGATGGGCGTGGACCTGGAGCACGACTTCGAGCCCCAGTACGAGGTGATCAAAGGCAAGGAGAAGGTGCTCAGCGAGCTGAAGAAGGCCGCCCAGGGCGTGGACAAGGTCTTCCTCGCCACGGACCCGGATCGCGAGGGCGAGGCCATCGCCTGGCACATCAACCAGCAGCTCGGCCACCCGGATGCCTACCGGGTGATGTTCAACGAGATCACCAAGCCGGCCATCCAGGAGGCCATCGCCAACCCGCGCCAGCTCAGCCAGGAGAACTACGACTCCCAGCAGACGCGGCGCATCCTGGACCGGCTCGTGGGCTATCAGATCTCGCCCATCCTCTGGAAGAAGGTGCGCCGGGGCCTGTCCGCGGGCCGCGTGCAGTCCGTGGCCGTGCGCCTCATCTGCGAGCGCGAGAGCGAGATCAAGGCCTTCGTGCCCCAGGAGTACTGGACGCTGGACGCGCTCTTGCAGGGCCAGTCCGGGCCGCCGTCCTTCAAGGCGAAGCTGTCGCGCGTGGACGGCAAGAAGGTGGACCTGAAGGATCAGGCCACCACCCAGGGCCTCGTCGCCGAGGTGAAGGACGCTCCCTTCGCCGTGTCCAAGGTGGACAAGCGCGAGCGGCGCCGCAACGCCCCCGCGCCCTTCATCACCTCCAAGCTCCAGCAGGAGGCCGCCAACCGGCTGCACTTCACCGCCAAGAAGACCATGGCGCTCGCCCAGCGGCTGTACGAAGGCGTGCTGCTCGGCGAGGAGGGCCAGACGGCGCTCATCACGTACATGCGTACGGACTCCACCCGTCTGTCCGAGCAGGCCGTGACGGGGGTGCGCGACTTCATCCTCCAGACGTACGGCCCGGACTACCTGCCCGAGGAGCCCGTCGTCTACCGCACCAAGAAGGGCGCCCAGGACGCGCACGAGGCCATCCGTCCCACCTCGCTCGAGTACCCGCCCTCCAAGGTGAAGGCCGCCTTCGACGCGATGAACGACGACATGGCCGCGGACATGTTCCGCCTCTACGAGCTCATCTGGAACCGCTTCGTGGCGTGCCAGACGAAGCCGGCCGTGTATGACCAGACGAGCGCGGACATCACCTCGGGCCGGGCCACGTTCCGCGCCTCGGGCTCCACGCTGAAGTTCCCCGGCTACCTGGCCGTCTACGGCGCCGGGCTCACCCCCGAGGAGGAGGCCGCCCAGGAGAAGGCGCGCGCCGCGGGCGACGAGAGCGCCGACGACGCCACGGGCGAGCTGCCCGTGCTCAACGAGGGCGACAGCCTCGTGCTGCAGAAGCTCATCGACGAGCAGCACTTCACCCAGCCCCCTCCGCGCTTCTCCGAGGCCACCCTCGTCAAGGAGCTGGAGGAGCGGGGCATCGGCCGCCCCTCCACCTACGCCGCCATCCTCTCCACCATCCAGGACAAGAAGTACGCGGAGAAGATCGAGGGCCGCTTCCGCCCCACGGACCTGGGCCTCATCTGCAACGACCTCCTGGTCAAGCACTTCCCCCAGGAGCTGGACGTGACGTTCACGGCCAACATGGAGGAGAAGCTGGATCAGATCTCCGAGGGCGAGGCCAACTGGAAGGCCGTGCTCAAGGACTTCTACGCGCCCTTCAAGGAGACGCTCGAGAAGGCCGAGGCGGAGATGCGCGACGTCAAGCGCGAGGAGGTGAAGACCGACGTGGCGTGCGAGAAGTGCGGCAACGTCATGGTCATCAAGTGGGGGAAGATGGGCCACTTCCTCGCGTGCTCGAACTACCCCGAGTGCAAGAACACCAAGGACTTCAAGCGCGACGCGGAGGGGAAGATCGTCATCGTGGAGGAGGAGACCACGGACGAGATGTGCGAGAACTGCGGCAAGAACATGGTCGTCAAGCGCGGCCGGTTCGGCAAGTTCCTCGCGTGCTCGGGCTACCCGGACTGCAAGACGTCCAAGCCCATCTCCATCGGCGTGACGTGCCCGGACTGCAAGCAGGGCTACCTCACCGAGCGCCGCAGCCGCTTCGGGAAGATCTTCTTCGGGTGCAACCGCTACCCCGACTGCAAGTTCGCCGCGTGGGATCGGCCGCTGCCCGAGGCGTGCCCGCAGTGCCAGTCGCCCTACCTGGTGCAGAAGTTCTCCAAGCGTGACGGCCCCTTCGTGGCCTGCCCGAACAAGGAGTGCGACTACCGCCGGCAGATCACCGAGCCCGAGGCCATCCCCCCGGCGGCCAACGGGCCCGACGCGTCCTCGGCGGCCTGA
- a CDS encoding DNA-processing protein DprA, with protein MVDVTANSYTAEQRALLALWSVPGLGPRTLERLRAFASSFARGGLASLAACPVRDWLAEAPLPPPVRRRLAEVSTLEPLATRLLERCARAEMGLAFQGEPAYPARLAETDDAPPLLFYRGQVGPPRRRAALVGSRHPDQGFLPFARTFARQVAEGGVGVVSGAAAGVDRACHWGAMDAGGETWAFLGSALDELDPAQARLLPHFLARGGVFFSELPPGVRASTTTFPRRNRLISGASDAVVVLRAGVGSGSLYTAEAGRAQGRVVLALPGDVLNEGAAGCNALLRDGHARACLSVEEVWRAVGILPHRHVPPAEGSSWEELSVEARGAYQVLNRVPKSFDEVLAGSQLSPAALTSALVELELSGFVIQHPGRLFERV; from the coding sequence ATGGTGGACGTCACGGCGAACAGCTACACGGCGGAGCAACGCGCGCTCCTGGCGCTCTGGTCGGTTCCGGGTCTGGGTCCGAGGACCCTGGAGCGGCTGCGTGCCTTTGCCAGCTCCTTTGCCAGGGGAGGGCTCGCTTCCCTGGCCGCCTGCCCGGTGAGGGACTGGCTCGCCGAGGCGCCGCTGCCGCCTCCCGTTCGCCGCCGGCTCGCCGAGGTCTCCACGCTGGAGCCGCTCGCCACCCGGCTCCTGGAGCGCTGTGCCCGGGCGGAGATGGGCCTGGCCTTCCAGGGCGAGCCCGCCTACCCGGCGCGCCTGGCCGAAACGGACGATGCCCCTCCGCTTCTGTTCTACCGGGGACAGGTCGGCCCGCCCCGGCGCCGCGCCGCGTTGGTGGGCAGCCGCCATCCGGATCAGGGATTTCTTCCCTTCGCCCGGACGTTCGCGCGGCAGGTCGCGGAAGGCGGGGTGGGGGTGGTGTCGGGTGCCGCGGCGGGGGTGGACCGGGCGTGCCACTGGGGCGCGATGGATGCCGGGGGCGAGACGTGGGCCTTCCTCGGCTCGGCGCTGGACGAGCTGGATCCCGCCCAGGCCCGGCTGCTGCCGCACTTCCTGGCCCGCGGGGGGGTGTTCTTCAGCGAACTGCCCCCGGGCGTGCGGGCGAGCACGACGACGTTTCCCCGGCGCAACCGGCTCATTTCTGGCGCGTCGGATGCGGTGGTGGTTCTTCGGGCGGGGGTGGGTTCGGGCAGTCTCTACACGGCGGAGGCGGGCCGGGCGCAGGGCCGGGTGGTGCTCGCCCTGCCCGGAGACGTGCTGAACGAGGGGGCGGCGGGGTGCAATGCGTTGTTGCGTGATGGTCACGCCCGCGCGTGTCTGTCCGTTGAAGAAGTCTGGCGGGCCGTGGGGATCCTTCCCCACCGGCACGTGCCGCCAGCGGAGGGTTCTTCGTGGGAAGAACTCTCGGTGGAAGCGAGAGGGGCCTATCAGGTGTTGAACCGGGTTCCCAAGTCATTCGATGAGGTGTTGGCCGGCAGCCAGCTCTCCCCCGCGGCGCTCACCAGCGCCCTGGTGGAATTGGAGCTGTCGGGATTCGTGATCCAGCACCCCGGCAGGTTGTTCGAGAGGGTCTGA
- a CDS encoding LysM peptidoglycan-binding domain-containing protein, protein MRSRILSSLLLAAVLAPPVWAQDESEPETGDETEGSDVVDEAPASRPGRVTLPPGQGGRESAPGEVHTVQTGDTLWDLSQRYLGSPWYWPKVWSYNPEIANPHWIYPGNNVRFFAAGEEVPSRVEAGVGPVGPVGSAGGDDVMPSETESGDVEVSGKISYAPKSGRSVMTQAFVTGRELDEAGRIEGSSSGAEMLSFPDTTYVRFKRKTDAKLGDRYVVFHTAEQIFHPVTKKPVGYLTEFVGMLRVTALGKDYVKAQVMETWDPVVRGDLVGPYGERMADAVVPRRNEKEVKGVILTALVPYLSLNAEHHILVIDRGSADGVQAGNTFTITRQGDPARQEVLKLELPIGKKNQQAPLPTEDVALCLVTEVKERTSNCLIVRSLQEVGPGDPVVMRVDSAPTAQR, encoded by the coding sequence ATGCGCTCGCGGATCCTCTCCTCGCTCCTTCTCGCCGCCGTCCTCGCGCCGCCCGTCTGGGCGCAGGACGAATCGGAGCCCGAGACCGGTGACGAGACAGAAGGCAGTGACGTGGTGGACGAGGCCCCCGCCTCGCGCCCGGGCCGCGTCACGCTTCCTCCGGGGCAGGGCGGCCGCGAGTCCGCGCCTGGCGAGGTCCACACCGTCCAGACCGGCGACACGCTGTGGGATCTGTCCCAGCGCTACCTGGGCAGCCCCTGGTACTGGCCCAAGGTCTGGTCCTACAACCCGGAGATCGCCAACCCGCACTGGATCTACCCCGGCAACAACGTGCGCTTCTTCGCCGCGGGCGAGGAAGTGCCTTCGCGCGTGGAGGCGGGCGTCGGCCCCGTGGGCCCCGTGGGTTCCGCTGGTGGTGATGACGTCATGCCCTCGGAGACGGAGAGCGGCGACGTGGAGGTGAGCGGGAAGATCTCCTACGCGCCCAAGTCCGGGCGCTCGGTGATGACGCAGGCCTTCGTCACGGGGCGCGAGCTGGACGAGGCGGGCCGCATCGAGGGCTCCAGCAGCGGCGCGGAGATGCTCTCCTTCCCGGACACCACCTACGTGCGCTTCAAGCGCAAGACGGACGCGAAGCTTGGCGACCGGTACGTGGTGTTCCACACCGCGGAGCAGATCTTCCACCCGGTGACGAAGAAGCCGGTGGGCTACCTCACCGAGTTCGTGGGCATGCTGCGCGTGACGGCGCTGGGCAAGGACTACGTCAAGGCGCAGGTCATGGAGACGTGGGATCCCGTGGTGCGCGGTGATCTGGTGGGCCCCTACGGCGAGCGCATGGCCGACGCGGTGGTTCCCCGCCGCAACGAGAAGGAGGTCAAGGGCGTGATCCTCACCGCGCTCGTGCCCTACCTGAGCCTCAACGCGGAGCATCACATCCTGGTGATCGACCGGGGCAGCGCCGATGGCGTCCAGGCGGGCAACACCTTCACCATCACCCGCCAGGGAGATCCCGCCCGGCAGGAAGTGCTCAAGCTGGAGCTGCCCATCGGCAAGAAGAACCAGCAGGCGCCGCTGCCCACGGAGGACGTCGCCCTGTGCCTCGTCACCGAGGTCAAGGAGCGCACCTCCAACTGCCTCATCGTCCGCTCCCTCCAGGAAGTGGGCCCCGGCGACCCGGTGGTGATGCGCGTGGACTCGGCCCCCACCGCCCAGCGCTGA
- a CDS encoding tetratricopeptide repeat protein gives MRISPQVAPEHRAIRRLLAIAPLCALTACATTNSASNAEVVALRAEVRSLREAQSHLEKRLERMEMLASVKQARASRVAEPAVPVAEPASEAPATPSAFVTPELAVVKLKPRAEPAPALPLRVDVVEPSEDDMEMFVSASPDEGATGDEALSPRTSDSGLDAAFEQAVAALRTGNVEGGVSTLLGFAEKNPRHARADNALYFSGLGQMGLKDYASAAGTFERLITRYPAGDAVLDGMLRLAECRLRLEQKDDARALYTRILTQFPGTAAATQAEQRLASLSH, from the coding sequence GTGAGGATCTCCCCCCAGGTTGCTCCGGAGCACCGCGCCATTCGCCGACTGCTTGCCATCGCCCCGCTGTGTGCGTTGACCGCCTGCGCCACCACGAACTCCGCCTCCAACGCGGAGGTGGTGGCGTTGAGGGCCGAGGTTCGCTCACTGCGCGAGGCCCAGTCGCACCTGGAAAAGCGCCTCGAGCGGATGGAGATGCTCGCGAGCGTGAAGCAGGCCCGGGCCTCGCGTGTCGCCGAGCCCGCCGTCCCCGTCGCCGAGCCCGCCTCCGAGGCGCCGGCCACCCCGTCCGCCTTCGTCACGCCGGAGCTGGCGGTGGTGAAGCTCAAGCCCCGTGCCGAGCCCGCGCCCGCGCTGCCCTTGCGCGTGGATGTCGTCGAGCCCTCGGAAGACGACATGGAGATGTTCGTCAGCGCCTCGCCCGACGAGGGCGCCACCGGTGACGAGGCCTTGTCGCCGAGGACGTCGGACTCCGGATTGGACGCCGCCTTCGAGCAGGCCGTGGCGGCGCTGCGCACCGGCAACGTGGAGGGCGGGGTGAGCACCCTGCTGGGCTTCGCCGAGAAGAACCCCCGTCACGCCCGCGCCGACAACGCGCTGTACTTCAGCGGGCTCGGGCAGATGGGGCTCAAGGACTATGCCTCCGCGGCCGGCACGTTCGAGCGGCTCATCACCCGCTATCCCGCCGGCGACGCCGTGCTGGACGGCATGCTCCGGCTGGCCGAGTGCCGGCTGCGGCTCGAGCAGAAGGACGACGCCCGGGCCCTCTACACCCGTATCCTCACCCAGTTTCCGGGCACGGCCGCCGCCACCCAGGCGGAGCAGCGGCTCGCGTCCCTCTCGCACTAA
- the pgeF gene encoding peptidoglycan editing factor PgeF, with amino-acid sequence MSRSFLQSALLPVPHGFTTREGGVSEEPFASLNLGFAVGDERERVVENHRRLAARLGVPLATLHTVKQVHGDRVVEAGAGEGSEEPRPAEGEADGLWTDRPGHWVGVGTADCVPVLLVDPEGQRVAAVHSGWKGTEARIVARAVEALAARGSRPERLLAAVGPCIQRCCYVVSEELGERFAARFGPQVVVREGTQVRLDLSRAVRETLLGAGLSAERVDVLTPCTACDARQFFSHRRDAGRTGRHLNFVVHRFPAASGPIS; translated from the coding sequence ATGAGCCGTTCTTTCCTTCAATCCGCGCTGCTCCCGGTTCCTCATGGCTTCACCACCCGTGAGGGGGGCGTGTCCGAGGAGCCCTTCGCCTCGCTCAACCTGGGCTTCGCCGTGGGGGACGAGCGTGAGCGCGTGGTGGAGAACCACCGGCGCCTGGCCGCGCGACTGGGCGTCCCGCTCGCCACGCTGCACACGGTGAAGCAGGTGCATGGGGATCGCGTGGTGGAGGCGGGAGCGGGGGAGGGGAGCGAGGAGCCGCGGCCTGCCGAGGGTGAGGCGGATGGCCTCTGGACGGACCGGCCGGGGCATTGGGTGGGCGTGGGGACGGCGGACTGCGTGCCGGTGTTGCTGGTGGACCCCGAGGGCCAGCGCGTGGCGGCGGTGCACTCGGGCTGGAAGGGGACGGAGGCGCGCATCGTGGCGCGCGCGGTGGAGGCCCTGGCCGCGCGTGGCTCGCGCCCGGAGCGGCTGCTCGCGGCGGTGGGCCCGTGCATCCAGCGCTGCTGCTACGTCGTCTCCGAGGAGCTGGGCGAGCGCTTCGCCGCTCGCTTCGGTCCCCAGGTGGTGGTGCGCGAGGGCACCCAGGTGCGCCTGGATTTGTCACGCGCCGTGCGCGAGACGTTGCTGGGCGCGGGGTTGAGCGCGGAGCGGGTGGACGTGCTGACCCCCTGCACCGCGTGTGACGCGCGTCAGTTCTTCTCCCACCGGCGGGACGCGGGGCGTACGGGCCGCCACCTCAACTTCGTGGTGCACCGGTTCCCGGCCGCGTCCGGGCCGATTTCTTGA